A window from Hemicordylus capensis ecotype Gifberg chromosome 2, rHemCap1.1.pri, whole genome shotgun sequence encodes these proteins:
- the LOC128344014 gene encoding uncharacterized protein LOC128344014 — MKQAVRRLRVPLPLRPLARLCRRCGRRLASAAAACSPPPARLHSPAQPGPPPRLRGPARPADTPPQPGPARRLASVARPGQARLAPRPWPPPLPLFSQVCRQDQSGAPWSPRMRRTPARDTDAGDTDAD, encoded by the exons aTGAAGCAAGCTGTGAGACGGCT aagagttccGCTGCCGCTGCGGCCGCTGGCTCGCCTCTGCCGCCGCTGCGGTCGCCGGCTCGCCTCCGCCGCGGCCGCCTGCTCGCCTCCTCCGGCTCGCCTCCACAGCCCtgcccagccaggcccgccgcctcgcctccgcggcccagCCAGGCCCGCTGACACGCCTCCGcagcccggcccggcccgccGACTCGCCTCCgtggcccggcccggccaggcccgtctggctccccggccatggccgccgccgctgccgctgttCTCCCAGGTatgccgccaggaccaatcaggcgccccctggaGCCCACGGATGCGCAGGACACccgccagagacacggacgcaggagacacggacgcag ACTGA